TCGGGAGCTTCTTGTTTAAATAATTCAATTTCTACCGGGCTGACTAATAATGTTTTATCCGCTTTACGTGCAGTGCTCAATTCCTGCAGTTTTAGCCTCTCGGCTGCAGCCAATTGCTGTTTGTCCTGATTGATCAATGCTTGCCGCTGTTCACGCAAGAAATGTAGATCCACGGTATCGAACAGTATCATTGCATTGGTGCAGTATTCTTTTGCGGTGTCTATGAATTGCTCGGCAACATTTACCCGGCTGAGTAATACAACATCATATAGATGCCCATGTGCCATCAAATGCGAATGAATCGAGTCCAGATAAGGCAAATAAAAGCATTCGATACCGATAGATTGCATTTTTCGCGTATAAACCGGATGGTATGCAAGCGTTTTTGCGATAAAACTGACTTTGTATCCTAGTTTTTTGAAAATATGCAACAAATTAAACATGCGTAATGAGCCGGAATCATTGTCGGGCATTAGAACCAGATCATCCAGGACCAGCACACGCTTGCTGACGTCGCGTTCTTTCTCAAGATGGGGCATATCTCCGTTGGTCCGGTGAGATTGCAGCGTTTCACGCCAGCGCCGGTAAAACTTTTCATGGTTAACCGTCTGATAACGTTTGGTGCCTTGCGTGACATCTGTTCCGGAAGACACGCCTTCAAAATGAATGACCGTAACGGCGGGCTGATAGTACACTTTCTTTCCAGCCTTCCTGACCCGGAAAGCGAGATCGGTGTCTTCATAATAAGCCGGGGTATAGTAGTCATCCAATAGTCCGAGATCGATAAGATCTTGCCGTTTAATCATTAAGCAAGCGCCTGAACAATAATCAACTGCTCTGCAATAGGAATATTCCGGCTTTTCCGGATCATCGCTGCGCCCATAATTCCAGGCTGAAGCATCCTGCCACACGATACCTCCGGCTTCTTGCAACTTGCCATCGGGATAAACCAGTTTGACTCCCACCAAGCCGGCATCGGGAAAATCCGAGAATGTGTTTGTTAACCCGTTCAACCAGTCGCGAGTGACAATAGTATCGTTGTTCAACAGTACGATAAAACGCCCTTTTGCGGCATTAACCCCGGCATTGCAAGAATAGATGAACCCCTTGTTCTCTATATTGTGGATGACTGTAATTCCTTTGATGTCATTGAGCATCTTGGCGGTTTCATCGGTTGATGCGTCATCCACGACAATCACTTCATAGGTGCTTTCTGCGCTGTTTTCATAAATCGATTTAAGGCAGGTGAAAGTGTACAAATGTTTGTTGTGAACCGGGATGATAATAGAAATATCGGGATGAGCGGTCTCTGGAAAACTAAGCGGGTGATAGCGGGTTGCTATTGCATAATCATTTTTCTGTGGAAGGGCTATCTGAGGCGTAGAAAAGCACTTTTTGTAGATTCGAGTGAGTAAGGCACGTAATCCTTGTGTTCTTAGAATGTTTATTGCGGCTGGAACGTATTTAAATAGATTGGTCATTTGTAGGCTTGCTTTTGTTGGTATTGATGTATTTCGAAAACCAATTGAAATACAAAGGTTTCTTATTGATATTTGGTGGAACGACAATTGGACGGCATTTTATAGCACGCGATGATCGTTTGTTAACGCACCAGACCGTGGCCATAATAATAATCATCCAATACTAATGTGCGCAGCAAATCAGTTTCTGATCCGGAGGGGTTTTTAATAAACTGCAAGAAAAGATCTTCTGCAACTTCTCCGGGGACTTCAAAATCAGTTAATAAGTTATCTCTGAGATGGATGGATTGGTTAACAAAATCCAGAATACCTCGGCGGATTTCCGCGCGTGTTGCCGCAGTTTGGCGTTCTTCATGTGATTGCTCGCGGAATTCGGGTGTTATATCGGTTGAATTGGTTTTTCTGTAGCACACTACTTGCGCGTCATCGGCGCTTAGAAATTTTTCAATTGTAAAACTTTTTCTATATATGATTGGTTCAGTAGCAGTCGGTTTAGCATAATGATAATAGTAACCCTGTGCAATGACTTGATGTTTCAAAGCAACCTGTTCTGCCGAGTCAAGTGTCATCAAATAATAGCCATGTATTTTTTGTCCCAGAAGCTGATTGAGGCGTTTTTGTGTTGTCGCCGCATAACCAATATCGACAATGGCGGCAGCCGAGTCTTTGTGTAATCCAAGATGATGCAAATAGGCCATTAATCCGGGGCGTTCTTGTTCAGCTTGATTCAGGATTCGCGCTTCGAGTGCTTGCAACAGCGGTTTCAGATGATCGATATTTTCTTCTTCAACCGCAACCATTTTTTTCATTGGCCATATTTTGCGGTGCGCCAATTCCTGACACTCTTCGTCTGACAGGCTTAATCCATACCGCTCAAAAATAAAATCCGGCATTGGGTTGGGCGCATAGTGAGTACACGCGATTTTGAAAATATCATCCAGATTCGAAATCATCGGCACCGTGATTGCGCGGCGTGAGAGCACTAGATATTCAGATGCAACAGCATCCGCTTTGCCGGATACCCACAAATCGTAAACTATTTTGAGTATTTGACCTTCTCGTGCGAGAAAATATAACCGTTTCATGCTATCGGTTGCCGCATTTTTAACTAACCATTGCACGAAAGAGAGTACCAGGGGACCCGCGATGGTGAATCCAATCGCCCAAGGTGAAGCGGGAACAAAGTCGGCCGGATCGAAGCGGGGATAGAACACGGGGTGGAAGTTGCCTTGTGTGATGACTCCGAGTGTAAGCTGCTTATTCAGATCATTTCGGGCATCCCGATAGAGAGCTCGTTCGATAACCGGTTCAAAACGCGGAGTTGCCCGCGCAAGTTCGACGGGGCGCATAATATGCATGGTTCTGAATCCCATATCGACCGGTATTTGCACATCAGAATGTTCGTTATCACCGATGACCAGGATTTCATGGGGCAATACATTTTCATCGGCCAGGAGTTGGCGGTAAAAATGACCGGTATCTTTTCTCAATCGATTGTCGGAAGATAGGTGAAACTTATGCCATCCCTCGATTCCACAGCGCGTCAGCATGGTTTCAATGACGGACCGGGGTAGATACATGTCGCTGGCAAGAACGACGCGTTTGCCGAGATTGATAGCGAGTTTAAATAAGGCAATTGTTTCCGGGCGGGGTGACACGATTGCCAGTTCGATGGTTTTCTCAAGTTCGCAGATTTCTTCAACGGCATCTGCTGAAAGGCCGGACAAGGCCGCGAATTGTTTGAAAATGGCATCCAAACCAACATCGTGTCCTGCGATCCGGCGCGCCTCGTTTTCTGCCGCAGCGCGGAATTCAAGATAAAGCTGACCTGCTTGGCCACCGGTACGCCGGGCGACGATTCGCTTGATACTTTCAGGATCCAGCAGCGGGCGCGTGATCAATGTATCGAATATATCGAATACTACCAGGTGTATGGCGGGGTTTCTGAGTTGAGCGTGGATGTCTTCCGGTTTGTGTAACAGGTACTGGTCAATACGCCAGCGAGACCAGTGATTGGATGGCTTATCCCAGAGAATAACCGCATTTTGGCCGGATTTCCGCGCAACCAAGACAAATAATCGTTCAATGCAATGTGCCAGTGTCGCATCGGTTTGTCCGGTTTCTTCGGGAAAATCTTCGATTCTAAGATGAGCGTCGAATAAAGGTTGTAATGCTTTGGATTGCGCCCAGAACATCGATCCGGCCGGGAAGTCAAAATAGCCGATTGGAAAATCGGCGATGCCCAGTTTTTTACACAGAATATATCCATTGGCTTTATTGGAGAGCCAAGTATTGGCCCAATAAGGCAGAACGGTTGAATTATGCGGATAAATAAAGCCAATATTTTTGTCACCGCTTAATAATGAAAAGATTTTCTGGATTTGTAATGGACTGCTCAATAAATGGGTCAACAAGTATTCGCGCCAGCCGTCGGCCGCGCCATTGGTATATAGCGATTTTTTGCTATGAATATGCGCTATATAATCATATTCTTGTAATGCTGTGCCAAAAGTACAAAACATGGGGGCAATATCGCGTCCGCGGTTGGGCACGATAGTGACGATTAGTTGCCCTAGATGCGGCAAACG
The DNA window shown above is from Nitrosomonas sp. Is35 and carries:
- a CDS encoding glycosyltransferase, which translates into the protein MTNLFKYVPAAINILRTQGLRALLTRIYKKCFSTPQIALPQKNDYAIATRYHPLSFPETAHPDISIIIPVHNKHLYTFTCLKSIYENSAESTYEVIVVDDASTDETAKMLNDIKGITVIHNIENKGFIYSCNAGVNAAKGRFIVLLNNDTIVTRDWLNGLTNTFSDFPDAGLVGVKLVYPDGKLQEAGGIVWQDASAWNYGRSDDPEKPEYSYCRAVDYCSGACLMIKRQDLIDLGLLDDYYTPAYYEDTDLAFRVRKAGKKVYYQPAVTVIHFEGVSSGTDVTQGTKRYQTVNHEKFYRRWRETLQSHRTNGDMPHLEKERDVSKRVLVLDDLVLMPDNDSGSLRMFNLLHIFKKLGYKVSFIAKTLAYHPVYTRKMQSIGIECFYLPYLDSIHSHLMAHGHLYDVVLLSRVNVAEQFIDTAKEYCTNAMILFDTVDLHFLREQRQALINQDKQQLAAAERLKLQELSTARKADKTLLVSPVEIELFKQEAPDVPVVLLSNIHQNQETVYGYQERKDILFIGGFEHRPNVDAMEFFIHEIFPILHSLKTDLKLLIIGSNIPPKIAAHASSHIIIKGFVSDIKPIFDRIRLSIAPIRYGAGVKGKINTSMTYGVPVIATTIAAEGMNLVHGKDILVADTPEDFARQIVRAYDDEQLWTSLSNSGKVNIEEHFSFAVAERQLRTILQDGRNSKNTANQAINA
- a CDS encoding rhamnan synthesis F family protein; the encoded protein is MENTLIPYQAVRTIPGNCALVFAPHPDDEVFGCGGAIMRHVEQGIPVHVIVVSDGAYGASEETKAEYILQRQQESVAAAEILGYGTPVFWQHQDRQVCYGEKLIQEILTAIRETGADLVYVPSVFEMHPDHRALSMAAVEAVRRIGAMVNIALYEVGIPLPPNQLLDISDLVARKAAAMACFISQNTKQRYDQHIASLNHYRTYTLPADVIAAEAYTLLSSEELANDPLKLYQSEHTRQKLLGLPLDSSDLPLVSVIIRSMDRPTLPDALDSVALQTYQHIEVVVVDAKGEDHRKLGEWCGRFPLRTIENGEPLDRSRAANIGLHSVKGNYLIFLDDDDLFYPEHITNLVTALQNHPGVRCVYSGVRVEHYVDWQLQEVTAFNEPYDQRRLWGRNFIPIHAMLFEQSLVTQDHCGFDENLQVFEDWDFWIQVAQHSEILHIDNITAIYHNYGHSGLGLQQDETFLKESRSKVYDKWKMLLTGKQLEDLIEYREDLISSFRSQLAHSEHLGFNLRNQLADSEHLISGLRNQLTESEHLISSLRSQLASNEHLLASLHSQLNQNTIASTQREQSLQTIISDLQKTIHDIFHSTSWKITAPLRFLVRIIRGQHYAAWDGVRRRIFPLLKAIYWQFPVRWRKNALNIAYRVAGPLFSGMGHYETWRASKAGHSTPGTVDSYGSLAGMVDLSTIAPLATPPAGRIAIHAHIFYADLAAEFASYLGNMPFPYDLFVSTPDEAARQRCQHAFSRLPHLGQLIVTIVPNRGRDIAPMFCTFGTALQEYDYIAHIHSKKSLYTNGAADGWREYLLTHLLSSPLQIQKIFSLLSGDKNIGFIYPHNSTVLPYWANTWLSNKANGYILCKKLGIADFPIGYFDFPAGSMFWAQSKALQPLFDAHLRIEDFPEETGQTDATLAHCIERLFVLVARKSGQNAVILWDKPSNHWSRWRIDQYLLHKPEDIHAQLRNPAIHLVVFDIFDTLITRPLLDPESIKRIVARRTGGQAGQLYLEFRAAAENEARRIAGHDVGLDAIFKQFAALSGLSADAVEEICELEKTIELAIVSPRPETIALFKLAINLGKRVVLASDMYLPRSVIETMLTRCGIEGWHKFHLSSDNRLRKDTGHFYRQLLADENVLPHEILVIGDNEHSDVQIPVDMGFRTMHIMRPVELARATPRFEPVIERALYRDARNDLNKQLTLGVITQGNFHPVFYPRFDPADFVPASPWAIGFTIAGPLVLSFVQWLVKNAATDSMKRLYFLAREGQILKIVYDLWVSGKADAVASEYLVLSRRAITVPMISNLDDIFKIACTHYAPNPMPDFIFERYGLSLSDEECQELAHRKIWPMKKMVAVEEENIDHLKPLLQALEARILNQAEQERPGLMAYLHHLGLHKDSAAAIVDIGYAATTQKRLNQLLGQKIHGYYLMTLDSAEQVALKHQVIAQGYYYHYAKPTATEPIIYRKSFTIEKFLSADDAQVVCYRKTNSTDITPEFREQSHEERQTAATRAEIRRGILDFVNQSIHLRDNLLTDFEVPGEVAEDLFLQFIKNPSGSETDLLRTLVLDDYYYGHGLVR